One genomic region from Candidatus Caldarchaeum subterraneum encodes:
- a CDS encoding amidohydrolase translates to MPSYIIKNAGKILTGDINKPVAEGNSIYIKDGVIEEVGWNISRQADGVFDINNMTVMPGLFDSHVHPVFGDFTPRQNTLGFIESSVHGGVATFISAGEVHLPGRPRGDKEASKALAIIAHKSFKNIHPLGAKIHAGALLLEKGMTDADFEEVVRAGVWLVGEVGLGSVQDPDEAAAMVRTAQKHGMKVVIHTGGASIPGSTINNAEVVLKVRPDVVSHINGGPTSPSLQDIRKIIENLNSAIEVVQCGNFRSMLETVRILKHRNELHRLIIGNDAPSGTGVIPLGIIRTISFIASNTDVEAEKIVCAASGNTGRVFGLREGIIETGRPADLVVIDAPYGSVAKDAVEAFSIGDIPGIAMVMIDGVPRVGRSRMTPPPTRSIKTEGSAKLPEAGH, encoded by the coding sequence ATGCCTTCATACATCATCAAAAACGCCGGAAAAATACTGACAGGAGACATCAACAAACCGGTGGCTGAGGGCAATAGCATTTACATTAAGGATGGTGTGATTGAGGAGGTGGGTTGGAACATTTCACGGCAGGCGGACGGCGTCTTCGACATCAACAACATGACAGTTATGCCGGGGCTTTTTGATTCACATGTCCACCCAGTCTTCGGAGACTTCACACCGCGGCAGAACACACTCGGCTTCATAGAATCCTCGGTCCACGGCGGGGTGGCAACATTTATTTCAGCGGGCGAGGTGCATCTACCTGGAAGACCGAGAGGCGATAAGGAAGCATCAAAGGCTCTCGCAATCATCGCACACAAATCATTCAAAAACATTCACCCACTGGGCGCCAAGATACACGCCGGTGCTCTTCTACTCGAAAAGGGGATGACCGATGCAGATTTTGAAGAAGTTGTCAGAGCCGGGGTATGGCTTGTAGGCGAGGTGGGTCTCGGTAGTGTGCAAGACCCCGATGAGGCCGCTGCCATGGTTCGTACGGCACAGAAACATGGTATGAAGGTGGTCATCCATACAGGTGGAGCATCTATTCCCGGAAGCACAATAAACAACGCGGAAGTAGTTCTTAAAGTCAGGCCCGATGTCGTGTCACATATAAACGGCGGCCCAACGTCTCCATCCCTACAGGACATAAGAAAAATAATTGAAAACCTCAACTCCGCCATCGAGGTTGTCCAATGCGGGAACTTCCGCTCGATGCTGGAGACCGTCAGGATTCTCAAGCATAGAAACGAGCTTCACAGGCTCATAATAGGAAACGACGCACCATCGGGAACAGGCGTCATCCCCCTCGGAATAATCAGAACCATATCCTTTATAGCCTCTAACACAGATGTCGAGGCTGAAAAGATTGTATGCGCCGCATCAGGCAACACGGGAAGAGTCTTTGGGCTGAGAGAAGGAATTATTGAAACAGGTCGGCCAGCAGACCTCGTGGTTATCGACGCGCCATACGGCTCCGTGGCAAAGGATGCGGTAGAAGCTTTTTCAATAGGAGATATTCCGGGTATAGCTATGGTAATGATTGACGGTGTTCCACGCGTGGGACGCAGCAGAATGACTCCGCCGCCAACCCGCTCAATCAAGACAGAAGGCTCGGCAAAGTTACCGGAGGCTGGTCACTGA
- a CDS encoding molybdopterin binding oxidoreductase large subunit (molybdenum hydroxylase family, large subunit), with protein sequence MKLQKRIEDPRFLRGEGLFIDDLAFPKMVHLVFVRSPYGHANIKSINSGESLRRAVAAIDGKTVATETKPLYTLIRDVPYYGIAVGKVRFFGEPVAMVAAETLGDALDAADEVSVDYEPLPPVVDPEEAVNSSNLVHENLGSNVALSRRFVFGEVEKVFAEADTVVKEKFYFDRYASAPIETCGVVAVPGKDGSLTVYDNQQTPQLFRKSIAQSLGIRPEKLRFIEHDIGGGFGVKIMLYPYVFLTCFAALKLRRPVKWVETRQEHLTAMAHNSNRVTVAEMALRKDGRVTGYRTSFIEDVGAYARLPDPGGTVRSLMTYLGCYDIQNVAIEFKVVLTNKCPTGPVRGYGCQQAYFVLERMMDIAARELGLTPVEIRLKNMVEKENQPYRTVFGSLYDGGDYKATLLKAWSLSQAEKYLVKDDVGVGVACVVEPAVTNLARNKLLFPELESSGSGEGAVVRLEESGMITLYAASIPQGQGHATVLTEIVSELLGVKPEQVRVVFGDTDFVYPSPYGGTWASRFSVMTVAAVKKSCETLKQRILEIAAEILETSTEDLEIRDGKISVKGSDVSISLEKLAAIAYRNSLTTNGRHTSLQAEYFYEFPTFNTGEPGKINMSATYGNSAHVAVVKVDRETGEVKILRYVAVHDCGKILNKKIVDGQIMGGVMQGIGATLYEKIVYDENGQLLTSHFSDYLLPTARETPEIIIDHLETPSMFSELGSKGMGEGPLIPVAAAIVNALEDAIKTRLTSSHLSPSQLWTAIHRKRL encoded by the coding sequence TTGAAGCTGCAAAAAAGGATAGAAGACCCGCGTTTTCTACGCGGAGAAGGATTATTCATAGATGACCTTGCTTTTCCCAAGATGGTTCATCTCGTTTTTGTCCGAAGTCCATACGGACACGCAAACATAAAATCGATAAACAGCGGCGAGTCGCTTAGAAGGGCTGTAGCGGCTATAGATGGTAAAACAGTGGCTACGGAGACCAAGCCGCTGTATACCCTGATTAGGGATGTGCCGTATTATGGCATCGCCGTTGGAAAGGTGAGGTTTTTCGGCGAACCCGTGGCTATGGTTGCTGCCGAGACTCTTGGAGACGCTCTTGACGCTGCTGATGAGGTTTCTGTCGACTATGAGCCGCTGCCTCCTGTTGTCGACCCTGAGGAGGCTGTGAACTCCTCCAACCTTGTGCATGAAAACCTCGGCTCGAACGTTGCTCTAAGCCGTCGATTCGTTTTTGGAGAAGTTGAGAAAGTGTTCGCCGAAGCCGACACTGTTGTGAAAGAGAAGTTCTATTTCGACAGATATGCCTCGGCCCCCATAGAGACTTGCGGAGTTGTAGCGGTCCCGGGCAAGGACGGCTCGCTAACCGTTTACGACAACCAGCAGACTCCTCAGCTCTTCAGAAAATCCATCGCCCAATCACTTGGAATTCGGCCAGAGAAGCTACGGTTTATCGAACACGACATAGGTGGAGGGTTCGGAGTAAAAATAATGCTCTACCCATATGTTTTCCTAACCTGCTTCGCCGCCCTCAAGCTCAGAAGACCAGTCAAATGGGTGGAAACACGTCAGGAACACTTGACAGCGATGGCGCATAACTCCAATAGAGTGACAGTCGCGGAGATGGCTTTGAGAAAAGATGGACGGGTGACGGGTTACCGGACGAGCTTCATAGAAGATGTGGGCGCATATGCTCGACTTCCCGACCCAGGGGGAACGGTGCGTTCCCTCATGACCTACCTAGGATGCTACGACATACAAAATGTCGCCATCGAGTTCAAAGTTGTCCTAACAAACAAATGTCCCACAGGCCCGGTGAGGGGCTATGGATGCCAACAAGCCTACTTCGTCCTGGAACGCATGATGGACATCGCGGCTCGAGAGCTAGGGTTGACACCAGTTGAGATACGTCTTAAAAACATGGTGGAAAAAGAGAATCAGCCCTACCGCACTGTTTTCGGAAGCTTGTACGACGGCGGCGACTATAAAGCCACACTCCTCAAGGCTTGGAGCCTATCACAAGCCGAGAAATATCTCGTTAAGGATGATGTTGGTGTTGGAGTCGCATGCGTTGTTGAGCCTGCGGTCACCAACCTCGCTCGAAACAAGCTGCTGTTTCCGGAGCTCGAGTCATCAGGCTCAGGGGAGGGTGCGGTGGTAAGGCTTGAGGAGTCGGGCATGATAACTCTTTATGCCGCCTCTATTCCTCAGGGACAGGGCCACGCAACAGTGCTGACAGAAATTGTTTCCGAGCTGCTGGGTGTTAAGCCTGAGCAGGTCCGTGTGGTATTCGGCGACACTGACTTTGTGTACCCAAGCCCATACGGTGGCACTTGGGCAAGCAGGTTCAGCGTCATGACAGTGGCCGCCGTCAAAAAATCATGCGAAACACTAAAACAGAGAATACTTGAGATAGCGGCCGAAATCCTCGAGACATCTACAGAAGACCTCGAGATACGGGATGGAAAAATCTCGGTAAAAGGTTCAGATGTCTCCATATCGTTGGAGAAACTCGCCGCAATAGCTTACCGCAACTCTCTGACAACTAACGGCAGACACACCAGCCTTCAGGCAGAATATTTCTACGAGTTTCCGACATTCAACACCGGTGAACCCGGTAAAATCAACATGTCAGCGACATATGGAAACTCGGCCCACGTTGCAGTGGTGAAGGTCGACAGAGAGACGGGAGAGGTGAAAATTCTGAGATATGTCGCTGTCCACGACTGTGGAAAAATATTGAACAAGAAAATTGTCGACGGCCAGATAATGGGAGGGGTTATGCAGGGAATCGGAGCAACTCTCTACGAGAAGATTGTTTATGATGAAAACGGCCAGCTTTTGACCTCCCACTTTAGCGACTATCTGCTTCCCACCGCGAGGGAGACACCCGAGATAATTATAGACCATTTAGAGACGCCGTCTATGTTCTCGGAGCTCGGCTCGAAGGGCATGGGAGAAGGCCCACTGATACCGGTGGCAGCCGCCATAGTTAACGCCCTGGAAGACGCGATCAAAACAAGGCTAACCAGCTCTCACCTATCTCCAAGCCAGCTCTGGACAGCAATCCATAGAAAAAGACTTTAA
- a CDS encoding ornithine cyclodeaminase: protein MYKDIRALPPVPCMKFLTDDEVAFLVDPVKVVEAVERAYILYSTGRVVMPVRSRVENREQGGDLLMMPCLVPDMGIFSLKLVTVYPRNLEKGLPTINATVIALDASTGMPRLVAEARALTGLRTAAATAVSIKHLARRDFTRVGIIGTGYQARWQLRVVAANHPHTVFKAYDIDSRRLNEFVTEMGRLGHDVKPSPTAEELVRWSDVVITVTTSKQPVVLKSWVKEGTHISAIGGYTPEMVEIEPVLVAGSKLVVDSREAVREEAGDILKPIMLGLMRFEDIYAEIGEIAAGLKPGRIDEREITVFKSVGLAVQDAATAKLLIDYLMTR, encoded by the coding sequence ATGTACAAGGATATAAGGGCGCTGCCGCCCGTTCCATGTATGAAGTTTTTGACTGATGATGAAGTGGCTTTTTTGGTTGACCCTGTGAAGGTTGTTGAGGCGGTGGAGCGTGCCTACATCCTCTACAGCACGGGCCGCGTTGTGATGCCTGTGCGCTCACGCGTCGAAAACAGGGAGCAGGGAGGAGACTTATTGATGATGCCGTGCCTCGTACCCGATATGGGGATTTTCAGCCTCAAGCTGGTCACAGTCTATCCCCGGAACCTTGAAAAAGGTCTCCCAACTATAAACGCCACAGTCATAGCCTTGGACGCCTCGACGGGGATGCCCCGGCTCGTCGCAGAGGCCAGAGCCCTCACAGGTCTGCGCACAGCGGCCGCAACAGCGGTCTCCATCAAACATCTCGCACGACGCGACTTCACCAGAGTCGGCATAATCGGCACAGGTTATCAGGCGCGGTGGCAGCTGCGAGTTGTCGCGGCAAACCATCCCCACACCGTTTTCAAGGCCTATGACATCGACTCGAGGCGCTTAAACGAGTTTGTGACGGAGATGGGCCGCCTGGGCCATGACGTTAAGCCGTCGCCGACTGCGGAGGAGCTTGTGAGATGGAGCGACGTCGTGATAACTGTCACGACCTCGAAGCAGCCGGTGGTGCTTAAGAGCTGGGTGAAAGAGGGAACGCATATATCAGCCATAGGAGGCTACACACCCGAGATGGTTGAAATCGAGCCAGTGCTCGTCGCAGGGTCGAAGCTCGTGGTTGACTCGCGTGAAGCGGTGCGGGAGGAGGCTGGCGACATCCTTAAGCCTATTATGCTTGGACTGATGAGGTTTGAGGACATCTACGCCGAGATAGGGGAAATAGCCGCTGGCCTCAAGCCGGGGAGAATAGATGAGCGTGAGATAACGGTTTTCAAGAGCGTGGGCCTCGCCGTCCAAGACGCCGCCACAGCCAAGCTCCTCATCGACTACCTTATGACGAGATAG
- a CDS encoding adenine phosphoribosyltransferase (phosphoribosyl transferase domain), translated as MESDFVNILQKLLNGLRTGAHVKVVPVEGKRILRISWLNVVHEPEVFRAIARLVKIHAAKMGYDADAVASVETSGAKYGLALANELGKPYFSIHKAKKLIFQQPVTAEGFSVTESKPVTLHLDKAVASQFRNVFLIDDVRRTSTTINTAADLLNECGAQVTACYVIIDLAFAGHPRPVKVPRDRYHPLFVISSVDDDGRCVVEEGLVPEFL; from the coding sequence ATGGAGAGTGACTTCGTCAACATTCTCCAAAAACTGTTAAACGGTCTCAGGACGGGGGCCCATGTAAAGGTTGTCCCAGTAGAGGGCAAGAGGATACTTAGGATTTCTTGGCTGAATGTTGTCCATGAGCCTGAGGTTTTCCGGGCGATTGCTAGGCTTGTGAAAATACATGCTGCGAAGATGGGGTATGATGCGGATGCTGTGGCCTCTGTCGAGACTTCGGGAGCCAAATATGGCTTGGCTTTGGCCAACGAGCTTGGTAAACCCTATTTCTCGATACATAAGGCGAAGAAGCTAATTTTTCAGCAGCCGGTTACGGCGGAGGGTTTCTCAGTCACGGAAAGCAAGCCCGTGACGCTTCACTTGGACAAGGCGGTTGCATCCCAGTTTCGCAACGTGTTCCTCATAGACGATGTGAGACGAACCTCCACCACCATAAACACTGCCGCCGACCTTCTAAATGAATGCGGAGCCCAAGTCACCGCCTGCTACGTCATAATAGACTTGGCGTTTGCGGGACATCCCAGGCCTGTTAAGGTTCCACGGGATAGATATCATCCGCTTTTCGTGATAAGCTCCGTTGACGATGATGGCAGATGTGTTGTGGAAGAGGGCCTTGTTCCAGAGTTTCTGTAA
- a CDS encoding major facilitator superfamily MFS, translating to MTKRLPLLFFAHLANDTLYTSLPPLLPLLAAQQKTSAATLALIPTVYLMTASFLQIAVGFFFDRRPKTVLMPLGLFLGGVAVSAIGFVESFPLILLLGFLGGVGSALFHPPATSMASVSEKRASSVSFFMSGGDIGLAVGSFLATTAYVVMGAQGTGLLIILPVLAAAMLLVGVRQPLEARVQNSVRPDVRKLGLALAAAVLRAVAALSFVTFLPLYLTKRGLSFSMAGTVLTVMILAGAGGMLSAGYVAEKIGKKRAVTLFLLLTGLWIPVAVLTPEELAYFSYGVLGFLIFAVHPILVAYSHDLLPQNLGAASALMYGLTFGLGHLIVPFVGAAVDAYGYQSVLLSLAFMPFTAALLFQWTPAAAKTRTIY from the coding sequence ATGACAAAAAGGTTACCGCTGCTTTTCTTCGCCCATCTAGCCAACGACACTCTCTACACAAGCTTGCCTCCTCTGCTTCCGCTACTGGCGGCGCAGCAGAAAACATCCGCAGCCACACTAGCCCTGATACCCACCGTCTACTTGATGACGGCGTCATTCCTCCAAATAGCGGTGGGGTTCTTCTTTGACAGGAGGCCTAAAACCGTCTTGATGCCTCTCGGACTTTTTCTGGGAGGAGTCGCGGTCTCAGCCATCGGGTTCGTCGAAAGCTTTCCCCTGATATTGTTGCTCGGGTTTCTCGGCGGAGTCGGTTCAGCCTTGTTCCATCCACCGGCAACATCCATGGCCTCAGTTTCTGAAAAAAGGGCTTCGTCAGTCTCCTTCTTCATGTCGGGTGGAGACATCGGGTTGGCGGTCGGCTCCTTCCTCGCTACAACAGCTTACGTCGTCATGGGGGCCCAGGGCACCGGGCTGCTCATCATCCTGCCCGTTTTGGCAGCCGCCATGCTCTTGGTTGGGGTGAGGCAACCTCTTGAGGCGCGTGTTCAAAACTCTGTGAGACCTGATGTAAGGAAGCTCGGCCTCGCGTTGGCCGCAGCTGTTCTCCGCGCAGTGGCCGCGCTATCATTCGTCACTTTTCTTCCCCTCTATCTCACGAAGCGTGGTCTAAGTTTCTCGATGGCTGGAACCGTGTTAACAGTCATGATACTAGCGGGTGCTGGCGGCATGTTGTCCGCGGGATATGTTGCCGAGAAAATTGGTAAGAAAAGAGCGGTTACACTTTTTCTGTTGCTGACAGGTCTCTGGATACCCGTCGCTGTACTCACTCCTGAGGAGCTAGCATATTTCTCATACGGTGTCCTCGGCTTCCTCATATTCGCGGTCCACCCCATACTGGTGGCATACTCCCATGACCTTTTACCCCAAAACTTGGGAGCAGCCTCGGCCCTGATGTATGGGCTGACCTTCGGATTAGGCCACTTGATTGTCCCCTTCGTCGGCGCCGCCGTCGATGCCTACGGCTACCAGAGTGTTCTCCTCAGCCTCGCGTTCATGCCTTTCACCGCCGCCCTCCTATTTCAGTGGACACCAGCCGCCGCAAAGACCCGCACCATATATTAG
- a CDS encoding acyl-CoA dehydrogenase: MVLCYVKEVLDLPSLFPLSYWEKMSNSGLFPEEFWRECGRRRLPGFLIPATYGGLGKTVGELVEAVIYLTMHGCGTALYPLLSNNMSSLVINKSGTEKQRQRLLPRLASGEYIMGLSITEKESGSDVLSIKTTAVKQGGKYVINGEKMYVNNFDRATHMLLAARTTPLEHAAKKSLGLTLFVLDMKAGGLSFSELPKMGTNYFRTGVMRLENVEVDEENVVGEVDNGWKALAHALNPDRIVYAAVAVGSALFAIKTATSYASERKVFGKPIGAYQGIQFPLASLYTETEAARLLTLDAAAKFDRGEDASVAACLAKYFASEVVFKAVGQAVQVLGGYGYLKESGLERVLRDIYLLRSGPITQELALAFIAEKGLGLPRSY; encoded by the coding sequence TTGGTACTCTGCTATGTGAAAGAGGTTCTAGACCTGCCATCCCTTTTTCCGCTGAGCTACTGGGAGAAGATGAGCAACTCAGGCCTGTTTCCCGAGGAGTTTTGGCGAGAGTGTGGAAGACGTCGATTGCCCGGTTTCCTTATCCCAGCAACCTACGGTGGATTGGGAAAAACTGTTGGCGAACTCGTCGAAGCCGTGATTTATCTCACCATGCACGGCTGCGGAACGGCTCTTTACCCGCTTCTCAGCAACAACATGTCCTCGCTCGTGATAAACAAGTCAGGAACCGAGAAACAGCGTCAAAGACTCCTTCCACGCCTCGCCTCGGGTGAATACATCATGGGTCTCTCGATAACCGAGAAGGAGTCGGGCTCGGATGTGCTCTCGATAAAGACAACAGCGGTCAAACAAGGTGGGAAATATGTGATAAACGGGGAGAAGATGTATGTCAACAACTTTGACAGAGCTACTCATATGCTTCTCGCCGCGAGGACCACGCCGCTGGAGCATGCTGCCAAAAAGAGCCTTGGGCTTACGCTTTTTGTTCTCGACATGAAGGCTGGTGGCCTCAGCTTCTCGGAGCTTCCGAAGATGGGTACCAACTATTTCCGGACGGGTGTGATGAGGCTTGAGAACGTGGAGGTTGATGAAGAGAATGTTGTGGGAGAGGTGGATAATGGATGGAAAGCTCTTGCACACGCCCTTAACCCAGACCGCATAGTTTACGCAGCTGTCGCCGTTGGCTCAGCGCTCTTCGCCATCAAAACAGCCACCTCATATGCCTCCGAGCGGAAAGTCTTCGGAAAACCGATAGGAGCTTATCAGGGCATACAGTTCCCACTCGCATCGCTCTACACTGAAACAGAGGCGGCGAGGCTTCTCACACTCGATGCGGCGGCGAAATTTGACAGAGGCGAGGATGCGAGCGTGGCGGCTTGCTTGGCCAAGTACTTCGCCTCCGAGGTGGTGTTTAAGGCGGTTGGGCAGGCTGTTCAGGTTCTCGGCGGATACGGCTACCTTAAGGAATCGGGGCTGGAGCGTGTGCTTAGAGACATCTATTTGCTCAGGTCAGGGCCGATTACGCAGGAGCTGGCCCTCGCATTCATAGCGGAAAAGGGCCTCGGCCTGCCTCGATCCTACTAA
- a CDS encoding ornithine cyclodeaminase, whose protein sequence is MVRIISRNELENWLDMKTSVKIVEDFFRDYGDEKYVAPPRMVTAVEERDAVYLNMPAASLHVGGYAVKLINEYRKNPVLHGIEAAHGVVLFFDIETGLLNGVVDAVALTSLRTGAIGGVGAKYLAPDDSRSAALIGSGRTAWTQLTALHTVRNIERLKIYSPTKTNREKLAEKASKTLGIDAKAVDSPREAVENADVVLAATNSAEPVFSGEWLAENVHVTSIGALPTRRELDLETFRRADLIAADLKKSVLREAGDIMAAVEKGVVDPYKVLELHEVVKQNLKRPRNVHVSLLKSVGFAALDLYFTSRVLSMAEKTGVGRVVEL, encoded by the coding sequence CGAAACGAGCTCGAAAACTGGCTTGACATGAAAACCTCTGTGAAAATTGTTGAGGATTTTTTCAGGGATTATGGTGATGAAAAGTATGTTGCTCCGCCGCGGATGGTGACTGCGGTTGAGGAGCGTGACGCTGTATACCTCAACATGCCGGCCGCGAGCCTCCACGTAGGAGGATACGCGGTGAAGCTGATAAATGAGTATAGGAAAAACCCTGTTCTACACGGCATAGAGGCGGCTCATGGTGTTGTACTGTTCTTCGACATAGAAACCGGCTTGCTTAACGGTGTTGTGGACGCTGTGGCCCTTACTTCGCTGAGAACAGGGGCTATTGGTGGAGTGGGTGCAAAATATCTCGCACCCGACGACAGCAGGTCCGCGGCGTTGATTGGAAGCGGTAGAACAGCTTGGACACAGTTAACCGCACTCCACACCGTACGAAACATCGAGCGCCTCAAAATCTACAGCCCAACAAAAACCAACAGAGAAAAGCTTGCAGAAAAAGCCTCGAAAACACTGGGCATAGATGCTAAAGCCGTCGACAGCCCGCGTGAAGCTGTGGAAAACGCTGACGTTGTGTTAGCGGCCACTAACTCGGCTGAACCTGTTTTCTCTGGCGAGTGGCTTGCGGAAAATGTGCATGTCACAAGCATAGGTGCTCTTCCTACGCGTAGAGAGCTTGACCTTGAGACTTTCCGACGCGCAGACTTGATAGCAGCAGACCTCAAGAAATCCGTGCTCAGAGAGGCGGGTGACATCATGGCGGCTGTGGAGAAGGGTGTCGTGGACCCGTACAAGGTTCTTGAGCTGCACGAGGTTGTTAAACAAAATTTGAAAAGGCCACGCAACGTTCATGTATCTTTGCTCAAATCCGTTGGGTTTGCGGCTCTCGACCTCTACTTCACCTCACGTGTCCTGAGTATGGCTGAGAAGACGGGTGTGGGCCGGGTTGTGGAGCTTTAG